A stretch of Amycolatopsis balhimycina FH 1894 DNA encodes these proteins:
- a CDS encoding response regulator transcription factor: MRVLLIEDTIQLAGPVAQLLRDEHGHEVELARDPLEARSLAGPFDVVVVDLLFEHLSQEFDRRRLRREVRPTRDRMLITGLTAVNDFRARPDPGGIVLWTSGEANRRLHLLYAEEELKIRAYCSKSSGTGKADVLNAAILAAAAGRPYVDPVLSAYLPSSHSHPISQTIFRDEKHRAIWRAIALGAHSREEIAELTGHPRRTIGNLMPDLLVQLLTLDPGIQAGKPLNEIVRYANRNWEFFLDDAVRARFP; encoded by the coding sequence ATGCGAGTACTGCTCATCGAGGACACCATCCAGCTCGCCGGCCCGGTCGCCCAGCTGCTGCGCGACGAACACGGGCACGAAGTCGAACTGGCCCGGGATCCACTCGAGGCGCGGAGCTTGGCGGGCCCGTTCGACGTCGTGGTGGTGGACCTGTTGTTCGAGCACCTCAGCCAGGAGTTCGACCGGCGCCGGCTCCGCCGTGAGGTACGGCCGACCCGGGACCGGATGCTGATCACCGGCCTGACGGCGGTGAACGACTTCCGTGCCCGCCCGGATCCCGGCGGCATCGTCCTCTGGACCTCCGGCGAGGCGAACCGCAGGCTGCACCTGTTGTACGCCGAAGAGGAGCTGAAGATCCGCGCGTACTGCTCCAAGAGTTCCGGAACGGGGAAGGCCGATGTGCTCAACGCGGCGATCCTCGCCGCCGCGGCGGGCCGGCCCTACGTCGACCCGGTGCTCAGCGCGTATCTGCCGAGCAGCCACAGCCACCCGATTTCGCAAACGATTTTCCGCGACGAAAAGCACCGGGCGATTTGGCGGGCCATCGCTCTGGGCGCCCATTCACGGGAAGAGATCGCCGAACTGACCGGCCACCCCCGCCGGACGATCGGCAACCTGATGCCCGACCTGCTCGTCCAGCTCCTCACCCTGGACCCCGGGATCCAAGCCGGAAAGCCGCTCAACGAGATCGTCCGGTACGCCAACCGGAACTGGGAGTTCTTCCTCGACGACGCCGTGCGTGCTCGTTTTCCCTGA